A genomic segment from Pseudomonadota bacterium encodes:
- the speB gene encoding agmatinase produces MAKTRKIPHFLASEISLPAPGNALFHIIPVPYEKSVSYGTGTAQGPAAILESSQQLELFDGTGIPAEHGIYTHSPIDCKDSAEIVLHKIADIVSEVLDLEKFPVLLGGEHTISAGAFTAIKKNCDDIGIVQFDAHADLRDTYEGTTNSHACVMHRALDMNIPVFQIGVRSLSYDEHLLREKLNIGHLDAAIINKFGIPDSILPPDFPDKIYLTFDVDAFDPSIMPATGTPEPGGLNWYQTFQMLESIITGRNIIGLDVVELAPIDGMHAPDFSMARFIYNLFGAMVRK; encoded by the coding sequence GTGGCTAAAACGCGAAAAATACCGCATTTTCTGGCTTCCGAAATATCCTTACCGGCTCCTGGAAACGCGCTTTTCCATATAATCCCGGTGCCTTATGAAAAAAGTGTTTCCTATGGAACCGGTACCGCCCAAGGGCCGGCGGCTATCCTGGAAAGCTCGCAACAGCTTGAGCTTTTTGATGGTACTGGCATTCCGGCCGAGCATGGTATTTATACCCATTCGCCCATCGACTGCAAAGACAGCGCTGAAATTGTGCTGCATAAGATAGCAGATATTGTCTCAGAGGTATTAGATCTTGAAAAATTTCCTGTACTGCTCGGTGGCGAGCACACGATTAGTGCCGGGGCTTTTACCGCCATCAAAAAAAACTGCGACGACATCGGAATTGTTCAGTTTGATGCCCATGCTGACCTGCGCGACACTTATGAAGGAACGACCAACAGCCATGCCTGCGTGATGCACCGGGCTCTGGACATGAATATCCCTGTTTTTCAGATCGGTGTGCGCAGCCTTTCATATGATGAACATTTGCTCAGAGAAAAACTTAATATCGGCCACCTTGATGCGGCAATCATAAATAAGTTCGGTATACCAGATTCTATTCTACCGCCGGATTTCCCGGACAAGATTTACCTTACTTTTGACGTGGACGCTTTTGATCCATCTATTATGCCGGCCACGGGGACCCCGGAACCCGGGGGGCTGAACTGGTATCAGACCTTCCAGATGCTTGAATCCATAATTACCGGCCGCAATATAATCGGACTTGATGTAGTAGAACTGGCGCCCATTGACGGCATGCACGCACCGGATTTCAGTATGGCCCGCTTTATTTACAACCTGTTTGGTGCCATGGTCAGAAAATAA
- the nspC gene encoding carboxynorspermidine decarboxylase: MDRNYSLELDLEQVPTPCFVLDEAALKRNLKILALVQDRTGCRILLALKGFAMFSAFPLIRETLKGICASSPHEARLGREEFNREVHTFAAAYSEEDFRRILLLSDHIIFNSFNQWYRFKPMIREAGRDISCGIRVNPAHSEVQIPIYDPCAPCSRLGVVSEQFEGQSLDGISGLHFHTLCEKNADALERTLAVFEDKFKQYIPEMEWINFGGGHLITRKDYCVDMLCDLILNFKEKYQVDVYLEPGEAVALNAGVLVASVLDIVKNYMNIAILDTSAATHMPDVLEMPYRPEIINAGQPEEKTYTYRLAGLSCLAGDIIGDYSFDKPLQVGSKLIFCDMAHYSMVKTNTFNGLKLPSIAIYKADTDDFTVIRRFGYDEFKRRLS, from the coding sequence ATGGACCGAAATTATTCTCTAGAGCTGGATTTGGAACAGGTCCCCACCCCCTGTTTTGTGCTGGATGAGGCCGCCTTAAAAAGGAATCTAAAAATCCTGGCATTGGTTCAGGACCGCACCGGATGCCGTATTCTTTTGGCTCTTAAAGGGTTTGCCATGTTCTCCGCGTTTCCCTTGATCCGGGAAACGTTAAAAGGGATCTGTGCCAGTTCCCCTCATGAAGCCAGGTTGGGCCGGGAAGAATTTAACCGTGAAGTGCACACCTTTGCGGCTGCCTACAGCGAGGAAGATTTTCGCCGGATACTGTTGCTTTCAGACCATATCATCTTTAATTCTTTTAATCAGTGGTACCGGTTCAAACCCATGATCAGGGAAGCCGGCCGTGATATTTCCTGTGGCATCCGGGTCAATCCAGCACATTCCGAAGTGCAGATCCCGATTTATGATCCGTGTGCGCCCTGCTCGCGCTTAGGTGTTGTAAGTGAACAATTTGAGGGGCAATCCCTTGATGGTATATCCGGACTGCATTTTCATACCCTGTGCGAAAAAAATGCCGATGCTCTTGAACGCACCCTGGCAGTGTTTGAAGACAAATTCAAACAATATATTCCTGAAATGGAATGGATCAATTTCGGCGGCGGCCACCTCATCACCCGCAAAGACTATTGTGTCGATATGCTCTGTGATCTGATTTTAAACTTCAAGGAAAAATATCAAGTGGATGTTTATCTGGAGCCAGGAGAAGCCGTGGCTTTGAACGCCGGTGTGCTGGTGGCTTCCGTGCTGGATATTGTAAAAAATTATATGAATATCGCCATTTTAGACACATCCGCGGCCACCCATATGCCGGATGTTCTGGAAATGCCGTACCGGCCGGAAATCATAAATGCCGGGCAGCCGGAAGAAAAAACATATACCTATCGCCTGGCCGGTCTTTCCTGCCTGGCCGGCGATATCATCGGTGATTACTCTTTTGATAAACCGCTGCAGGTCGGGTCAAAATTGATATTTTGCGATATGGCCCATTATTCCATGGTTAAAACCAACACTTTTAATGGCCTCAAGCTTCCGTCCATCGCGATTTACAAAGCCGATACCGATGACTTTACTGTCATCCGGCGGTTCGGATATGATGAATTTAAGCGCCGACTCTCATAG